The window TTTGCATAACGAATAAGCTTTTTACGGCACAATCTGTTAAATAGTAAGATACAATCAGCGGGTAAGCCGTTTACTATCATTACATGTATTGCACTATAAAAATCGTACCTGCAATGGGCAAGTGGACGCCAGTCCAGGCGTACAATTACTGTGAAACGTCGTATTTCCTCAGCCGTTCCGGCCCAAAATAGCGCACCGTCACAAGCCGAGCTGTCTCCCCCGCCACGCGCTCCACCGTTGGCTCTTTGCCGCCTGCCATAATCCGCTCGCGAGCTTCACGCTCGATCTCGCCCCGCTCCGACTCGGAGAGCCTCTCGATCAAGGTCTCGAGAAGTAATCGGTCCTCCTTGTTCAAGCGATCCAGCCACGACTCTTCTGTCGCCTCCGCCAGATCCCCCTCACCATTAACCCTTGGAGCAGCCTCTACCGTACGTTGTCGAATCGCTTGCCGCACTCCCTCTGGCAGTAGGAGCCGATAGACCGCTGGACATCGCCCGCCCCCGGCAGCTATCGCCTGTATGAGCCCATGCACCTCAAGTGCATGGAGCGCACGCTGCACGGTCCGTCGTCCGAGCCCCAGATCGCGCGAGAGGGCTTCTTGCGTCACGCTGCAGGTCCCATCGCTTGGTGCCCCA of the Candidatus Methylomirabilis tolerans genome contains:
- a CDS encoding helix-turn-helix domain-containing protein; this translates as MDIRAHETLVELQALVEGGLASYHPSVQLVYLALWVRSRIDPRIYGAPSDGTCSVTQEALSRDLGLGRRTVQRALHALEVHGLIQAIAAGGGRCPAVYRLLLPEGVRQAIRQRTVEAAPRVNGEGDLAEATEESWLDRLNKEDRLLLETLIERLSESERGEIEREARERIMAGGKEPTVERVAGETARLVTVRYFGPERLRKYDVSQ